Sequence from the Panicum virgatum strain AP13 chromosome 5N, P.virgatum_v5, whole genome shotgun sequence genome:
TGCTAACAGGtaccaaaaagaacaaaaaagatAGTAAATGGTGAATAACAATAATAGAAAAGACCACAGGAACAGTACTTGCTATAGCTGTGGAAAAGGTTTCATTTCTCCTTTTGCAGGGGAGCTAACTATGACCAGAACACCATCAGTTATCTCAATTATCCATTGCAGTTCACCTATACTGGTTTTATTTAACATCAAATCCCACCAAGACTGGTCATACCATACATCCATACATGGCACCAATCAAACCCATTGCTATATGGCTCATATTGTGCATACAGTTCTGCCGTTCAATTTCTGTAGAAATGGAAGAACGGCGAAGTCAACTAAGAATATCTCCCATATGCATGGGTGATGGCACTCTGGCCTACAATCTTTTGTCTACATCTTTCTGAAAACAGCAGGCATTTATTACACGTTTGGCTTATCTGCATACACGTCAAGTAACGGAATAGAACCTAGCCATACGCCCATATATGGGCATCCAGTGGTTATGTAACAATAAGTCCATTCTGTGGAACGGTTCCAATTGGATGCCTGGTTCTTTGGACTCTACTATGTAGTAGATGACAAAATAAATCAGCATGTCAGGAATGAATTAGATGCAAGCATCAATGAGTGGGAGTTAGTTATTTGGTTGTATGTTCTTCATTTGGTACAATATTTTTTGCATATGCAATAACAAAAGAGGGCTACAGTGCATGCAGGCTACACTATGAATCTGTGAATGTAAATTTAAAATACAGCATCCCATTTATTTTCTCAAAGCTAAATAAGAAAGGTAACAAAATTTAGGATAAGATATTGAACAAAAGTACCTGGAAGTGGGAATTATTGATGCAGTGAGCAATTCGTCGGAACAATGGAACCATGCATTTCTGGAATTCGACCATGTTGGTTGCCTCCAGGACCTCTTCAATCTCACTCAGAAACATTACCTCTTTCTGACTATTTGTTATTGGCCAGTATCTGAGCAAGCCAAGTATCACCGAACTTGCAAGCTTTGGCTCCTTCTCTACAAACTGGGTCACACAGTAGGTTAGCTGCTGCAGATACACACCGACTGTTTTTGGCTTGTGTAAAGGAATTAGTACCCTCCAAAGAAAGATTTTGTGTTCCTCCTTCAGAGGCAATGCAAACCCACTAATAACACTGCCAAAAACCTCCAACAGTTCAGCAATACCATTATGGCGATCAGTCTCAAACACAAAATGGTAGAATATATTGCTCACTGCTTTGCGGATGAAAGGACGGTGCACCATGAATTTTCCATAGATTCGATGCAATATTGTTTTCAAGCAGTCCCTTTCCCTTGGGTCCTCAGAATCGAAGAGCTCAAGCAACTTTACGATGAATGTGTGGTCAAAATATTTCTTTCCTACCTTTGCATCCAGAGATGAGGAGCCAATAAATTTCAGTAGGAGATCATACACAAGATGCAGATGGGGCCATGCAGGGTCAAACATTGGCTCCTCCTCTTCACCCTCACCACCGCCAGATGAACTGGACCTGCACTTGGGAGGGAACACCCTGAACAAGTTGATAGCAAACATTCTGCAGCAGGCAACAACCATCGGCTCCGTGATGCGGGAGCTAGCAGAATCAACATAATCCACGAGATCCACCAATGCCTGCCTTTTGAAATCCTTCTCCGCCGAATTCTTGTTGGGGTCCGAGAAATCAAAGACAACGCAGCACAGGCTCACCTTGCTGACAAACAGGTTCGGCTTCTCCCCGTTCGGGACATCCTTGAACGGCACGAGCGGCTCAATGCCAGCCACCACGCTCGACGGGAACACCGCGGACGACATGCGCTTCACGCCGGGCGCCGGACGGGCAGGCCCGGCGCTCGGGCAGCTGCTCGTGCGCTGTATCCCGCTCCCGTTCCCGGCATCATTGCGTCCCGGACTAGAGCCTGCGGCATGGTCGCCCTTCCCGGAGGCAGAGGACTTCCTAGGCAGCTTGTGCAGGAACTGTTTCCACATCTTTCCCCCCAGCTAGAGATTTCTCACAGCAACGCCATGCCCACAGCGACACCAAAGCTCCTGATGGTCCCGGGCGTCTAGCACGCCAAAAATCGCATGCAAGTGACCACCGGCCAGAGACAGTAGAGCAAGCGCACGGGGAGTTCGATTCTAATGCTAATGATGCAGCGAGGTGAAGTCCGGGCAACCAGAGTGAGTGAGCACACTGGGGCAGTGCGAGCGCGAGTGAATCGATGGGAAGAAGAAACCCAAAACAAATTGACCCTAGAGCACCTGATTGCACAGCCACACACAAATGCAAAGCTCCAGTGTCAACAGAGACGAAGATCGCGATCGCAGAGCTGCGGCTGGAGGGGGTAGTTCACCGGGAAGGCTGGGATTTGTTCGGATCTGCGGCGCGTCGGCGAGAGCTTGCCGGATCCAGACGCCGAACCGCGGTCCTGGCGGCGAATCGAACTGCCGAGAGGGGGGGCTACTGGGGTAGCGCAGGCGGGGAGGCACGGGGAACCGCGTGGAAATGCGGTGGGCTCTGCTTCTTGGGAAGAGGGCAGGAAGGCGAGGCAGAGGGAGAAATGCGAGGGGGGTGGGACTAGGGACGTGATAAACGAGGAAGCCAGGGGCGCGCGTGTCGATTCCTGGCTGTTTCTTCGTTTTGTTCGCTCGGCGATGGTTCTGGGTACTTGTGTTCTTCACCTTCTTGAGCAACAgctacacacacaaaaaaaacttCATTTTCCCCCTCCTTGTGTGTGTTCTTCTCTTTCGGATTCCTCTATCTTCAATCGTCAAGATGATCATTAGATCTCAAATTATTGGAATGATATCTTCGGCGACTGCTGCAGCATTGGATGTCGCTCGGGATCGGATAGTCATGCCTGCAGCTGCTTTTTCCAGTTATTTATATAATCGCATTATGTATTATTTGAACCTGTTGTTCCTCCTTATATAATATGGTAGTGCTCTACGTAtcttattttttttttaaaaaaaagacctGCAAATTCTCCATGTAAATGCTATTGTGCATCGATCAAACAGGCCCTTTTAGTAATATACTTCCATCCTGCCCAGCCTCTGCAAGTCACGTGTCTCTACTAATAAGAGCAAGGTTTATAAAGTCGCTCGCTTACCGGTGTCTCACTCGTCAGGTCATCCGAGCATCCACGCGGTAGTGAGGGGGCCCACGTCAATGAATGCACTGTTTGGTTTCTGCAGCGACGCGAGCGAATGAGAGTCCAGCGTTTTGGCGCAGAATGCATGCGCCTGCTTTCGCTAGCGTATCGCGACTTTCGGTTTCTCTTTCCGCCagcgatgtttttttttgttagggATGTACAACAGTTTAGTCAGCTGTTGTCTATTTGTCACGTATAGATAGTTAAATAGACAGTTTGTACAGTGAGTCGTCTGTTTAGTTGTATCCAAAATATTTAATTCATTTTTTGACACAAAAATTATGGTGATCTACTATATAATTTGATCTTTGTTGCCATTTGGATGCTTATATGTGAGAATGcaatttatttatccaagagaaCTTATAAAATGCTTAAGGAGGATTGTAATATACTTGATTATTTCATTTTATAGCATCGTGAAAATCATTGTGTGGTGCTTTGGATCTTTGGGCCATTCCCATTCGATGGCTTCGGCTAGGCCAAGCTGGTCACCAGTCAAAACACTAAAACACAGTCCACATATCATCTCATGGCCCAACTAACGGCCTGTcactgttcttcttcctcaagaTGACTCCGCTTGCTTCTTCTCCTGCTGTCCGACTGAGTCGCCGCCTCATGccgcaggggaggggagggccgAGGACCAGAGGGGGATTCTGTGCACATGGGATCCTCGTCGCCGACGCCTACTGCAGCGGCTTGTACAGCGAGTGCTTAGAGCCGTCCCTTTGCATCGGAGCACGGGCTTTTGCCGTCGACGGAAGAAGCGACGGCTTCTCTCTCCATGATTAATGAGGCTTGGATCGTCGCATTTCATCACGTACGagggaagtcgacgaggccgtCTCTGCGTTGTACATGCCTTTACGTGGCCGGCGAGTCGCCCCCTCACGTAGGATCATAAGATATCCGCAATGATAATAGCTACTACTAGCTATTTGGTCAGCTGGaggtgagagaaaaaaaagactaTTTAATATTATTGTACTCACACGCTCTTTTCACATGTCTTTGGACTATGTGAAATAGATCAATTATTTGCTCGTCACTGGTGACTactctctctattttttttattggcACATCAAACCTAGCTAGCCAAATAGCTAATCATTGCGCACATcctaatacttgctctaaaaaGAGATTAGCATTGTTCGTTCCGACGAATCTGACCCAAATCGGATCCCCAAAGGCCTTAATCCTGTTGGTTGGTCAGGCATGTAGCACCACGTGCTTCCGAGACAGACGCAATACTGACAAAATGGTCACAGCAGATCGCTGTACCCTGTACCCcacaggatttttttttttttgaagattaACCCCACAAGATCACAGCCCAGAACCAGAAGGCCCCCCGTGATCGTGTCTCGTGTGTAAGTACTACTGCAGCTGTAAATGGCAAACGTGAAACAACCAACGGGTgggcattttttttgttttgttgtcGAGAGGAGAGCCTTTTTTTTCGATAAAGGATTCACccagttttttttataaaaagcgAATAAAATGGTACAAACCAGTAGGTACCGGGGATACCGGTTTACAAGAAAGCAACAAACAAGTCACGCGAAAGAGCCAA
This genomic interval carries:
- the LOC120675274 gene encoding serine/threonine protein phosphatase 2A 57 kDa regulatory subunit B' kappa isoform-like — protein: MWKQFLHKLPRKSSASGKGDHAAGSSPGRNDAGNGSGIQRTSSCPSAGPARPAPGVKRMSSAVFPSSVVAGIEPLVPFKDVPNGEKPNLFVSKVSLCCVVFDFSDPNKNSAEKDFKRQALVDLVDYVDSASSRITEPMVVACCRMFAINLFRVFPPKCRSSSSGGGEGEEEEPMFDPAWPHLHLVYDLLLKFIGSSSLDAKVGKKYFDHTFIVKLLELFDSEDPRERDCLKTILHRIYGKFMVHRPFIRKAVSNIFYHFVFETDRHNGIAELLEVFGSVISGFALPLKEEHKIFLWRVLIPLHKPKTVGVYLQQLTYCVTQFVEKEPKLASSVILGLLRYWPITNSQKEVMFLSEIEEVLEATNMVEFQKCMVPLFRRIAHCINNSHFQVAERALFMWNNDHIVSLVAQNRQMIVPIVTPALEENIQNHWNVSVLNLTANVKKMLSEMDEELFSTCLARHKEDGERQALLEQKRRLAWEWLESVAAFQPVTGNTAVLVSR